One window from the genome of SAR324 cluster bacterium encodes:
- a CDS encoding extracellular solute-binding protein: protein MKYLIFAVIGAILTVQSAVAADKKLTISVYSFAQDAYKKTLYDPFEEICDCELVIETGNSVERMAKIEANAANPVIDMAVISSHDALALARKGLLQNLDVSKLSNYNDLYEAAKNPLGENWAVGYTFYASSIVYRSDLVQINSWKDLLSPELAGRVALPNITGTQGPLTLFMLSKALGHQGYGFEETIDNIGAQADDIVTFYVRSSQLAQLMNQEEVIAAPVGRFAWSRFSNSPLPFVWANPKEGQTGGMNVMIMTKGNGNEELAYQFMDYWLSVESQTRIANAKIDSPANKKVKVSDEVAEGLTYGAELIDSLNIISPADIIDNREGWVERWNTKVIK from the coding sequence ATGAAATATCTCATTTTTGCAGTAATTGGTGCGATTCTCACCGTGCAGTCAGCCGTCGCAGCAGATAAAAAATTGACCATCTCTGTCTATTCTTTTGCTCAAGATGCCTACAAAAAAACTCTCTATGATCCGTTTGAGGAGATTTGTGACTGCGAACTGGTGATCGAAACCGGCAACAGCGTCGAGCGGATGGCGAAAATCGAAGCCAATGCGGCCAATCCCGTGATTGATATGGCTGTGATTTCATCTCATGACGCACTGGCCTTGGCTCGTAAAGGACTTCTCCAGAATCTTGATGTCTCCAAGCTCTCCAACTACAATGATCTGTACGAGGCGGCCAAGAATCCGCTTGGTGAAAATTGGGCCGTCGGCTACACCTTCTATGCCAGTTCCATTGTCTATCGGTCTGACTTGGTTCAAATCAACAGCTGGAAGGATCTCCTATCCCCTGAACTTGCCGGCAGAGTGGCTCTTCCAAACATCACCGGCACCCAGGGACCTCTCACTCTTTTCATGCTATCAAAGGCCCTTGGCCACCAAGGTTACGGCTTTGAAGAAACGATCGACAACATTGGTGCCCAGGCTGATGACATCGTCACCTTTTATGTCCGTTCTTCACAACTCGCGCAGTTGATGAACCAGGAAGAAGTCATTGCAGCTCCCGTTGGGCGTTTTGCTTGGAGTAGATTTTCTAATAGTCCACTACCTTTCGTTTGGGCAAACCCCAAAGAGGGCCAAACTGGGGGAATGAATGTGATGATCATGACCAAAGGCAACGGCAATGAAGAATTGGCTTATCAATTCATGGATTACTGGCTCTCCGTGGAGTCCCAGACCCGCATTGCCAACGCCAAGATCGACAGCCCCGCAAATAAGAAAGTCAAGGTATCAGATGAAGTTGCTGAGGGCCTGACTTATGGTGCGGAGCTCATCGATTCTCTAAACATCATCAGCCCTGCCGACATCATCGACAATCGTGAAGGCTGGGTTGAGCGTTGGAACACCAAGGTCATTAAGTAG
- a CDS encoding ABC transporter permease codes for MFQNRLEGLVLALPAVLFTATLFLLPVLVLLSEGFKVDDTWSLQGYADFISKPLNQMVFFRTLKLGFLVAGVSAVIGYATAFSIFHLPPKHRGRIFGLVVLPLMISPVARTYAWIVILGRTGIVNDAIVGLGLSDTPIRLLFTETAVFLGLLQLFMPLMIISLISAMENLPNDAVAAARVLGANWLQVFLKVILPLTKEGLVIGGTLVFTGSLTAYITPAILGGAKVLMLETLLYQRVNVANDFVSAGIIATILITMSFGSNLLFKRIATART; via the coding sequence GTGTTTCAAAACCGTCTAGAGGGCTTGGTGCTGGCCCTCCCTGCAGTACTTTTCACAGCAACACTTTTCTTGTTGCCTGTCCTCGTCCTCCTTTCAGAAGGCTTCAAGGTCGATGACACTTGGTCGCTGCAAGGCTATGCGGACTTTATCAGCAAGCCCCTGAATCAGATGGTCTTTTTCCGAACTCTCAAACTAGGCTTTCTCGTTGCGGGGGTCAGCGCTGTTATCGGATATGCGACAGCATTCTCCATCTTCCATCTTCCTCCCAAACATCGTGGACGAATCTTTGGGCTAGTGGTCTTGCCCCTGATGATCTCCCCTGTCGCACGAACCTATGCCTGGATCGTCATTTTGGGACGTACGGGCATTGTCAACGATGCCATCGTCGGGTTGGGACTCAGTGACACACCGATTCGGTTGTTATTTACAGAGACAGCGGTCTTCCTGGGATTACTTCAGCTCTTCATGCCACTGATGATCATTTCCCTGATCTCCGCCATGGAAAATTTACCAAATGACGCGGTTGCTGCTGCCCGAGTTTTGGGAGCCAACTGGCTGCAGGTCTTTCTGAAGGTCATCCTTCCACTGACTAAGGAAGGGCTGGTCATCGGAGGAACACTGGTTTTTACGGGTTCTCTCACCGCTTACATCACCCCTGCGATACTTGGGGGAGCAAAGGTCTTGATGCTGGAGACACTGCTGTATCAAAGAGTCAATGTTGCCAATGATTTTGTGTCTGCAGGAATCATTGCCACGATCTTGATTACAATGAGTTTTGGCTCCAATCTTCTTTTCAAACGGATTGCGACCGCTCGAACGTAG